A genome region from Proteus vulgaris includes the following:
- a CDS encoding methyl-accepting chemotaxis protein has protein sequence MLKRIKISQGLMCVLTLFCIIQIISGVQSIHDAYQTQNTLKKISYSFDQLRTMDNTYAELNTLRTDIIAQAFSYISNPQAEDTNITTFMQTMPARKAQVDALMNEYVELSAQTGFDQQRMAQIKQLYQKSRADLDLLAQYLSERNTNAIRLILKSPANTNFTNSLYEATDFITDEVVNPSVIEAEDNYHSMLWIASLFMGIFLLFTTLVLIWIRKYIIVRINQMITYQDAIAKGDLVSRIDSDVSGKTEIDQLMLGLQQMRAQLKEMVSSIRNTSATIYTGVQEIAAGNNDLSSRTEEQASALEETASSMEQMTATIRNNTESAREVTELVMSTADIAVQGGEHSNKMVMTMTDIADRSQKIGEITAVIDDIAFQTNILALNAAVEAARAGEQGRGFSVVASEVRNLAQRSAEAAKEIKELIESTILRVKQGNDLVEQVSLSMGEIVTSVNHVSGSMKEILSASEEQTRGIAQISLAVNEMDKATQQNAAMVEQSTAASATLSEQASMLDTIVNTFKVEDEKTAPVQTKLPVFSAKSQDTETIKTPTIKTNHHETDDNWESF, from the coding sequence ATGTTAAAACGAATTAAAATCTCTCAAGGTTTAATGTGTGTCCTGACTCTGTTTTGTATTATTCAGATTATTTCTGGAGTACAAAGCATTCACGATGCCTACCAAACTCAAAACACTCTTAAAAAAATTTCATACAGTTTCGATCAACTACGCACGATGGATAATACCTATGCGGAGTTGAATACATTACGTACTGATATTATTGCACAAGCATTTAGTTATATATCAAATCCTCAAGCTGAGGATACAAACATCACTACATTTATGCAGACCATGCCTGCCCGTAAAGCGCAAGTTGATGCATTGATGAATGAGTATGTTGAACTATCCGCGCAAACAGGTTTCGATCAGCAACGTATGGCTCAGATCAAACAGCTTTATCAAAAGAGCCGAGCTGATCTTGATTTACTGGCACAGTATTTAAGTGAACGTAACACTAACGCGATTCGTTTAATTTTAAAAAGTCCGGCAAACACTAACTTCACGAATTCATTGTATGAAGCTACCGACTTTATTACGGATGAAGTTGTTAACCCTTCAGTGATTGAAGCAGAAGATAACTACCATAGCATGTTGTGGATAGCATCACTCTTTATGGGTATCTTCCTCCTCTTTACCACCCTGGTTCTTATTTGGATCCGCAAATACATTATTGTACGCATTAACCAAATGATCACCTATCAAGACGCCATTGCTAAAGGTGATTTAGTCAGTCGCATTGATAGCGATGTATCAGGTAAGACTGAAATCGATCAGCTTATGCTCGGCTTACAGCAAATGCGTGCGCAATTAAAAGAGATGGTAAGCTCTATTCGGAATACGAGTGCAACTATTTACACTGGCGTACAAGAAATTGCAGCGGGTAATAATGACTTATCAAGCCGAACTGAAGAGCAAGCGAGCGCATTAGAAGAAACGGCATCCAGCATGGAGCAGATGACCGCAACTATTCGTAATAACACGGAAAGCGCCCGTGAAGTGACAGAGCTGGTTATGAGTACTGCTGATATTGCCGTTCAAGGTGGTGAGCATAGTAATAAGATGGTAATGACAATGACCGATATTGCCGATCGCTCACAAAAGATTGGTGAAATCACCGCGGTTATTGATGACATTGCTTTCCAAACCAATATATTAGCGCTTAATGCTGCCGTTGAAGCCGCCAGAGCTGGCGAACAAGGTCGTGGTTTCTCAGTGGTAGCCAGTGAAGTTCGTAATTTAGCACAGCGTAGCGCAGAAGCGGCAAAAGAGATCAAAGAGCTTATTGAATCGACAATATTACGTGTTAAACAAGGTAATGATCTCGTCGAACAAGTTAGTTTATCAATGGGTGAGATTGTGACATCTGTGAATCATGTTTCAGGTTCGATGAAAGAAATTTTATCTGCATCGGAAGAGCAAACGCGAGGAATTGCACAAATTAGCCTTGCTGTTAACGAGATGGATAAAGCAACTCAACAAAATGCGGCGATGGTTGAACAATCAACAGCGGCTTCTGCCACATTAAGTGAACAAGCAAGTATGTTGGATACTATTGTGAATACATTTAAAGTTGAAGATGAAAAAACCGCCCCCGTTCAAACTAAATTACCTGTATTTTCAGCTAAATCACAAGACACTGAAACAATAAAAACACCAACAATCAAAACTAATCATCATGAAACAGACGACAATTGGGAAAGTTTCTAA
- a CDS encoding methyl-accepting chemotaxis protein, whose protein sequence is MLKRIKISNGLMFILILFCAIQLFSGAMSIRDASLTNKRISQLANGFEQIKTMDYGYAELNKLREDMLNIMFDAHLTPDIAENKISDFLSSYPKRKQEVIRIITAYFTATEEANFDPEKIGNMKKRFNRVLYDLDQLVSCLEIRDYYGFQSLYAHNTNERFTQSLYEATDYLSDNVVTHAIKAAQGNYERTLALAFIFMFIFILFTVLVVLWIRRNIVLRINQVVDYMSEISQGNLVENKDVTVKGNNEIDQLITGIQYMRTELSLIVNAIRGTSHHIYTGVQELSAGNTDLSCRTEEQASALEETASSMEQLTATVRNNTESAREVSHLIRQTSNIASKGGDVTNRMVKTMTDIADSSQKIGEITAVINSIAFQTNILSLNAAVEAARAGEQGRGFSVVATEVRELAQRSAEAAKEIKELIDASISRVRHGNELVEQVSISMGEILTSVKHVEDSMTEILSASEEQTRGITQVSLAVTEMDKATQQNATMVEQSSAVASLLTEEAGNLEQIVEQFKTVESDQLNKKVQHSVIEKQFSSEKSLYTKDEKIKNTVKDEVKEGKSTKGAATVNDGEDDDWTSF, encoded by the coding sequence ATGCTGAAACGAATAAAAATATCTAATGGCTTAATGTTTATCTTAATACTGTTTTGCGCCATTCAACTTTTCTCTGGAGCAATGAGTATCCGTGATGCGAGTTTAACAAATAAGCGGATCTCACAATTAGCGAATGGCTTTGAACAGATAAAAACGATGGATTATGGTTATGCTGAGTTAAATAAATTACGTGAAGATATGCTAAATATTATGTTTGATGCTCATCTCACACCTGATATTGCAGAAAATAAAATCTCTGATTTCCTTTCCTCTTATCCAAAAAGAAAACAAGAAGTTATACGTATTATTACCGCATACTTCACGGCGACCGAAGAAGCCAATTTTGATCCTGAAAAAATAGGGAACATGAAAAAGCGCTTTAATCGTGTGCTTTACGATCTTGACCAACTTGTATCATGTCTAGAGATCCGCGATTACTACGGTTTTCAATCTCTTTATGCTCATAATACCAATGAACGATTCACTCAATCCCTTTATGAAGCCACCGATTATCTCAGTGATAATGTTGTTACTCACGCAATAAAAGCAGCTCAAGGTAATTATGAACGTACCCTGGCATTAGCTTTTATCTTTATGTTTATTTTTATTCTTTTCACTGTCCTTGTTGTACTTTGGATACGTCGAAATATTGTTTTACGTATAAATCAAGTTGTCGATTATATGTCGGAGATTTCACAAGGAAACTTAGTAGAAAATAAAGATGTCACAGTAAAAGGAAATAATGAAATCGACCAATTAATTACAGGTATTCAATATATGCGTACCGAATTGTCATTAATTGTGAATGCGATCCGCGGAACAAGTCATCATATTTATACCGGTGTTCAAGAATTATCTGCGGGGAATACCGATCTTTCTTGTCGTACTGAAGAGCAAGCGAGTGCATTAGAAGAAACGGCATCAAGTATGGAACAACTCACAGCAACAGTGAGAAATAATACAGAAAGTGCTCGTGAAGTTTCACACCTTATCCGTCAAACTTCCAATATTGCCAGCAAAGGGGGCGATGTCACCAATAGAATGGTGAAAACGATGACTGACATTGCTGATAGCTCACAAAAAATTGGGGAAATTACAGCCGTTATCAATAGCATCGCGTTCCAAACCAATATTTTATCATTAAATGCTGCGGTTGAAGCCGCCAGAGCTGGTGAGCAAGGTCGAGGCTTCTCAGTGGTTGCCACTGAAGTAAGAGAATTAGCACAGCGCAGTGCTGAGGCGGCAAAGGAAATTAAAGAACTTATTGATGCCTCTATTAGCCGAGTGCGTCATGGTAATGAACTTGTTGAACAAGTGAGTATTTCTATGGGCGAAATACTGACATCCGTAAAACATGTAGAAGATTCAATGACTGAAATTTTATCTGCGTCAGAAGAGCAAACGCGAGGTATAACTCAAGTCTCTCTTGCTGTCACTGAGATGGATAAAGCCACCCAGCAAAATGCGACGATGGTTGAACAATCTTCCGCTGTTGCCAGCCTATTGACTGAAGAAGCCGGTAATCTTGAACAAATCGTTGAGCAATTTAAAACGGTCGAAAGTGATCAGCTCAATAAAAAAGTACAACACAGCGTAATAGAAAAACAGTTCTCATCTGAAAAATCACTATATACAAAAGATGAAAAGATAAAAAATACCGTCAAAGATGAAGTGAAAGAGGGAAAATCGACAAAAGGCGCAGCAACGGTAAATGATGGTGAAGATGATGATTGGACTAGCTTTTAA
- a CDS encoding methyl-accepting chemotaxis protein, whose amino-acid sequence MRNNQPVTQREFPVSENATLMSTTDLNGNIIYANEDFVEASGFSLEELVGQPHNIVRHPDIPSEVFKDMWRTLKQGEVWTGIVKNRRKNGDHYWVRANITPIIRQGKIQSFMSVRTAAKKEEVAQASVLYTAFNQGKYPSHTFLKGAFVYKGWQRWRSWNQTISLKKRLRLFILLPLPFMLLSAWLVGLSGYALFMHIAILLVLLMANERILYFQIVKPIRLLNEQANRVATGDEHNVTYINRIDEIGMTQRSVNQLGRMFRWLVSDVSHQIHQVDISCDQLAAGNRDLYVRTEQTASNVEATASTMNELTTAVSSNSETAGQANNLSNITCEAAIKGGSAMDNIVNTMNDIAKSSDRISSIIGVIDSIAFQTNILALNASVEAARAGEQGRGFSVVATEVRELAQRSAEAAKEIKALISASSSNIKVGSKQVNETVGTMEDIVVHVKNVTDLIGEISLASSEQSAGLKELGRAVEKLESITHENANYVSKASMISGEMKVQTNYLVSAINVFN is encoded by the coding sequence ATGCGTAACAATCAACCGGTGACACAGCGAGAATTCCCGGTATCTGAAAACGCAACACTGATGTCGACGACAGATCTTAATGGCAATATTATTTATGCCAACGAGGATTTTGTCGAAGCCAGTGGGTTTTCATTGGAAGAGCTTGTGGGGCAACCCCATAATATTGTCCGACATCCAGATATACCTTCAGAAGTCTTTAAGGATATGTGGAGAACGTTAAAGCAAGGAGAAGTTTGGACTGGGATTGTGAAGAATCGGCGTAAAAATGGGGATCACTATTGGGTCAGAGCGAATATCACCCCTATTATACGTCAGGGAAAAATTCAAAGTTTTATGTCGGTGAGGACCGCCGCAAAAAAAGAGGAAGTCGCACAAGCTTCAGTACTTTATACCGCATTTAATCAAGGTAAGTATCCTTCACACACGTTTTTAAAAGGTGCTTTTGTTTATAAAGGATGGCAGCGTTGGCGATCATGGAATCAAACTATTTCATTAAAAAAACGACTCCGTCTTTTTATCCTTTTACCTTTACCTTTTATGTTGTTAAGTGCATGGCTTGTGGGTTTATCGGGTTATGCCCTTTTTATGCATATCGCGATTTTGTTGGTATTACTGATGGCAAATGAACGTATTCTCTATTTTCAGATTGTTAAGCCAATCAGACTACTTAATGAGCAAGCAAATCGTGTTGCAACTGGCGATGAGCATAACGTTACATATATAAATCGTATTGATGAAATAGGTATGACACAGCGTTCAGTTAATCAATTAGGACGTATGTTCCGTTGGTTAGTCAGTGATGTAAGTCATCAAATTCATCAAGTGGATATTTCTTGTGATCAATTAGCCGCAGGTAATCGCGATCTGTATGTGAGAACAGAGCAAACTGCTAGCAATGTTGAAGCAACTGCTTCAACGATGAATGAGTTAACGACAGCAGTCAGCAGTAATAGTGAAACGGCAGGGCAGGCAAACAATCTTTCGAATATCACGTGTGAAGCAGCGATAAAAGGAGGTAGTGCAATGGATAATATCGTTAATACGATGAATGATATTGCGAAAAGCTCTGATCGCATTAGTAGTATCATTGGTGTTATTGATAGTATTGCTTTCCAAACTAATATCCTTGCACTTAATGCATCCGTAGAGGCTGCCAGAGCAGGCGAACAAGGTCGAGGCTTCTCAGTGGTTGCCACTGAAGTAAGAGAATTAGCGCAGCGCAGCGCAGAAGCGGCGAAAGAGATTAAAGCCTTGATCAGTGCTTCAAGTAGTAATATCAAAGTCGGTTCAAAGCAAGTCAATGAAACCGTTGGAACAATGGAAGATATTGTGGTGCATGTTAAAAACGTGACCGATTTAATTGGTGAAATCAGTCTTGCATCATCAGAACAGAGTGCGGGTTTAAAAGAGCTTGGTCGCGCTGTTGAAAAATTGGAATCGATTACGCATGAAAATGCGAATTATGTTTCTAAGGCCTCAATGATTTCAGGTGAAATGAAAGTACAAACTAACTACTTAGTGAGTGCAATCAATGTATTTAATTAA